The Podospora pseudocomata strain CBS 415.72m chromosome 1 map unlocalized CBS415.72m_1, whole genome shotgun sequence genome has a segment encoding these proteins:
- the PCL5 gene encoding PHO85 cyclin-5 (COG:S; EggNog:ENOG503NYVQ): protein MKLDTYLSPAFINPLTSLHNATYNQPLAALASASTTSIWSDASSQHSDDNTSNGPSSDSEFSESCFSIAPTSSQSSVSSFGSYCEPVIKSCDPWVRQQHEQYSRPESCAPLRQNPRRTSNSATSRTGRPPALVRQADRKVNFVDNLVDTSTHMVEAIWPTSSPACKEVGSSAVLPLRSFIQETLRRSRTSYSTLQVALYYLVLIRPHVPSHDFTMEQPDSNRECQALQCGRRMFLAALILASKYLQDRNYSARAWSRISGLKTSEINQNEMAFILAVNWNLHITEETYKKWSESVLKFTPQPPSPPSPSAQRVYEQQCEQFQRLILNLTPSLDNLEELAPWLRATREVSIQAICSSPESANPWGDLDAALKPRLAPVVMEPSPPSAYVPGRFAPALGLLPTPRTTPQTRGFSTPAVSAASHILGRSSSMGFAMAQASSTSVAQTLDRWPPAVTSSPMNHLPRRSSLANSVSTASSPESMVSDSSRLSRSSSISSLSSVNAPSAKLDAQARCRYGRSFSERMSLKPTIASVPEVYEEGHCLTASPESYTGPAGKDFYDGTLDAQYACRQREMNDAAMALQELQRQAVDSSSAPVRSGTKRSRTFSMDNAQLQESVRGYLSMDSTNAGAWPESMVRGSHKRVCCSTEAAQPYMISSLHPAVGGPGGPGMWQGILQ, encoded by the exons ATGAAGCTCGACACATACTTGTCCCCCGCATTTATCAACCCCCTTACCTCCCTCCACAATGCCACTTACAACCAACCCTTAGCCGCGTTGGCATCCGCTTCTACCACCTCGATCTGGTCCGACGCATCCTCCCAGCACTCGGACGACAATACCTCCAACGGACCCTCTTCGGACTCCGAATTCAGCGAATCCTGCTTTTCTATTGCGCCCACATCTTCTCAGAGCTCAGTAAGCTCCTTTGGAAGCTACTGCGAGCCAGTCATCAAGAGCTGCGATCCCTGGGTCCGCCAGCAACATGAACAGTATTCTCGGCCCGAATCATGCGCGCCATTGCGCCAGAACCCCCGCCGAACCTCCAACTCTGCGACTTCAAGGACTGGGCGTCCCCCTGCGCTCGTGCGCCAGGCTGACCGGAAGGTCAATTTCGTTGACAACCTCGTCG ACACTTCGACCCACATGGTCGAAGCCATCTGGCCTACGTCATCGCCAGCTTGCAAAGAGGTGGGCAGCAGTGCTGTGCTCCCGCTGCGCAGTTTCATTCAAGAAACTTTGCGCCGGTCCCGCACCAGCTACTCGACCCTTCAAGTTGCCTTGTACTACCTTGTCCTGATTAGACCCCACGTTCCGAGCCATGATTTCACCATGGAACAGCCCGACAGCAACCGAGAATGCCAGGCCCTCCAATGTGGTCGCCGCATGTTCCTCGCAGCTCTCATCTTGGCGTCCAAGTATCTGCAAGATCGCAACTACTCGGCCCGTGCCTGGAGCAGAATCTCTGGACTCAAAACATCCGAGATCAACCAAAACGAGATGGCATTCATATTGGCTGTGAACTGGAACCTGCACATCACAGAGGAAACCTACAAGAAGTGGTCTGAATCAGTTCTCAAGTTCACACCCCagcctccttcgcctcccAGCCCCTCAGCACAGCGCGTTTACGAACAGCAGTGCGAACAGTTTCAACGACTTATTCTCAACCTGACGCCCTCGCTCGACAACTTGGAAGAGTTGGCTCCTTGGCTGCGGGCCACTCGGGAGGTATCTATTCAGGCCATCTGCAGCTCCCCTGAGAGTGCCAATCCTTGGGGCGATCTGGATGCGGCTCTCAAGCCACGTTTGGCACCAGTCGTTATGGAGCCAAGTCCTCCTTCGGCATACGTTCCTGGCCGCTTTGCGCCTGCATTAGGCCTGTTGCCTACACCACGCACGACTCCCCAAACTCGTGGATTCAGCACTCCTGCTGTGAGTGCTGCTTCCCACATTCTTGGAAGAAGTTCATCAATGGGTTTCGCCATGGCCCAAGCCTCCTCCACGTCTGTTGCTCAGACCTTGGATCGGTGGCCCCCCGCTGTCACCTCGTCTCCCATGAACCACCTTCCCCGCAGGTCATCTCTTGCCAACTCGGTCTCgaccgcctcctcgcccgaGTCAATGGTATCGGATTCTTCTCGTCTTTCTCGCTCTTCTTCGATCTCGTCTCTTTCTTCGGTTAACGCGCCGTCAGCCAAATTGGATGCTCAGGCGCGATGCCGGTATGGAAGGTCGTTCAGTGAGAGGATGAGCCTGAAGCCCACCATCGCTTCGGTTCCCGAAGTCTATGAGGAGGGTCATTGTCTGACAGCGTCGCCAGAGTCTTACACCGGCCCGGCGGGTAAGGACTTTTACGATGGCACGCTGGATGCTCAATATGCGTGCAGGCAGCGTGAGATGAATGATGCGGCCATGGCCCTTCAAGAGTTGCAGCGTCAAGCGGTCGATTCTTCGTCAGCTCCGGTCAGAAGCGGAACCAAGCGAAGCCGGACCTTTTCAATGGACAATGCCCAGCTGCAGGAGAGTGTGCGTGGATACCTTTCAATGGACTCGACCAACGCCGGTGCCTGGCCCGAGTCGATGGTTCGAGGAAGTCACAAAAGAGTCTGCTGCTCAACCGAGGCGGCTCAGCCATACATGATCTCTTCGCTTCACCCAGCAGTCGGAGGACCAGGAGGTCCAGGGATGTGGCAGGGAATTCTGCAGTAA